Proteins from one Malaya genurostris strain Urasoe2022 chromosome 2, Malgen_1.1, whole genome shotgun sequence genomic window:
- the LOC131432896 gene encoding uncharacterized protein LOC131432896, which produces MSDTETPRRSVEEFTRRNILDALTGEKSATKNNQVISIADQKTAKKKKEERFAMERNLEVLYDRRDMLVDKLLRMNESIRQENVSTHLLQLHLETLQRCVLDYEQTYSDIAMLLPKEERAELRKNYASFEELHNQLYVCLKTKISHTLSAGSPNQVAMQQQPVYVNAQTPQLHAPFPTFDGNPENWYTFKSLFTSIMARYAHETPAMKILHLRNSLLGEAKDKIDQEVVNSNDYNMAWKILTDAYEDRRLIMDVHIDAILNIPKVSKDSRGISISNLVEVSVKHIDALKNHGYPVDELSELIIVNVLYKKLDRDTQEQWELRLGTGNMPVFTEFMDFLREKGRVLIRTTRFQQQSSQQSSVPNKQRQTVNQKQPTLSGSRSFVQTTKEVCPCCKEDHCIYKCAKFHELSVEERKTVISKKNLCYNCLKAKHRVANCPSDQGCKIRGCGRKHHSMLHSSNVHQNSDEPEKVDSSKPAELVAANEKSESEPKATTLCGSIIGRKRQVLLSTAELFLVGRDGMTVKSRALLDSGSDSNIITEKLATKLKLQLQNVDLPISGLNDMQTRVKYIVSTNIVSRVNQFSSSILDFLVVPKVTSNLPVTEVDYRSWSLPSELLLVDPSFNVPGEIDVIIGNEIFFDLIKHGRLKLGNDATLTETELGWVVGGSVQTRKSKTIARMCQLSHQEDMLNKTLIRFWEIETVGMESNVSMAEAFVEEHFARTHTRESDGRYTVRLPFHESKPKLGDSYETASKRLDRLLIALAKNPSKREQYFQFMSEYISLGHMEEVNDGSKNGYFIPHHAVYKATSSTTKTRVVFDASASSSTGVSLNDIVMVGPTVQSDLQSIILRFCSHPIVLTADISKMFRQIWIHKDDRKFQKILWVDGNGDRKVYQLKTVTYGVASSPHHATRTLVQLATDEGKDYPLAEQVIRNDSYIDDFLTGGKNADVVVNIYNELSALLKRGGFSAHKFCSNDQTVLSRIPTELQETFVSFEHTGINNTIRTLGLIWNPRDDFFTFFVQPVNEEISTTKRKVLSDIGRLFDPLGFLGPIITAAKLIMQDIWRLSLDWDDELPEEVLQEWTRFRCQLPIVNEIRKPRCVVLSETKRIELHGFSDASKRAYGAVVYIRCIAIDGSISINLLASKSRVAPIKPITIPRLELCGVKLLAELVTKTISTLNIKFDDVKLWCDSSIVLCWLKKPPSTLNQFVSNRVAAVVEMTNAFQWQYVQSAFNPADVISRGAFPEDLFNNELWWNGSPKLQQPIPRADESEIIRDLPEMKPVKTLTVIKVSSIILNRLSHYRKLQRAWVYVLRFIDLVIRKKRNISVINALEMTNAERAIFVIVQGEVFNDLLRELRASSTRRHCLLNLAPFIGEDGLIRVGGRLKYSAIPYDGRHQILLPERHHVTETLIRRLHEEHYHVGQGGLLAIVRERYWPLRAKSAIRRIISRCLKCAKHQPIIGTQFMGNLPASRVNPSAVFSKVGIDYAGPFLLKPGMRSTKSFKAYVVVFVCMAVKAIHFELVSNLTSDNFIAALQRFASRRGIPSDVYSDNATCFIGANHQLAALNKLFKDQHHIERMDEFCAVKGITWHFIPPRSPHFGGIWEAGVKSLKYHMKRIVGETRMTTEEMNTFLTQTEAVLNSRPLCAMSEDPNDFGILTPSHFLIGRSAVAIPEPSYTSEKINRLRRWEHIQRMQQHFWTRWSREYLHQLQTRQKWHGTVKEFKVGALVLLVDENLPPQKWRLGRIVKLHPGEDTAVRVITVRTTAGEFKRAVTKIALLPSVELQVSTGGE; this is translated from the coding sequence ATGTCCGATACAGAAACACCACGTCGAAGCGTGGAGGAGTTTACTCGTAGGAATATATTAGACGCATTAACGGGTGAAAAAAGTGCCACCAAAAACAACCAAGTGATTTCAATTGCGGACCagaaaactgcgaaaaagaaGAAGGAAGAACGGTTTGCAATGGAACGAAACCTGGAAGTGTTGTACGATCGGCGTGATATGTTGGTGGATAAATTGCTACGGATGAACGAATCGATACGACAAGAAAATGTGAGCACGCATCTGCTCCAATTGCACTTGGAGACGTTACAACGGTGTGTTCTCGATTATGAACAAACGTATTCGGATATTGCTATGTTATTGCCAAAGGAGGAAAGAGCTGAGTTACGCAAAAACTATGCATCGTTTGAGGAATTGCATAATCAGCTCTATGTTTGCTTAAAAACGAAAATCAGTCATACCCTGTCGGCAGGTAGTCCGAATCAAGTAGCTATGCAGCAGCAGCCGGTGTACGTGAATGCGCAAACACCACAGTTACATGCACCATTTCCTACATTTGATGGAAATCCAGAGAACTGGTATactttcaaaagtttatttaCAAGCATTATGGCGAGATATGCTCATGAAACTCCGGCAATGAAAATCCTACATCTGCGAAATTCATTGCTCggtgaagcgaaagataaaattGATCAGGAAGtcgtaaatagcaatgactacAATATGGCCTGGAAGATTCTAACTGATGCATACGAAGACCGTCGGTTAATCATGGATGTGCATATCGACGCTATTCTCAACATTCCTAAAGTTAGCAAAGATAGTCGCGGAATCTCGATTTCTAATTTAGTTGAAGTCAGTGTTAAGCACATCGATGCATTAAAAAATCATGGATACCCGGTGGATGAGCTGTCAGAGCTAATCATCGTAAATGTGTTGTATAAAAAATTGGATAGAGACACCCAAGAACAGTGGGAGTTAAGGCTTGGAACCGGTAACATGCCTGTTTTTACGGAATTTATGGATTTTCTAAGGGAGAAGGGGCGAGTTTTGATTCGAACGACTCGTTTCCAGCAGCAATCGTCACAGCAATCCAGCGTACCCAATAAGCAACGACAAACTGTTAACCAGAAGCAACCAACACTAAGTGGATCAAGATCATTCGTTCAAACTACGAAAGAAGTTTGCCCGTGCTGCAAGGAAGATCACTGTATATATAAATGTGCTAAATTCCATGAACTTAGTGTTGAAGAACGCAAAACTGTTATTTCGAAGAAGAATTTATGCTATAATTGCTTGAAAGCCAAACATCGAGTGGCTAACTGTCCGTCTGATCAAGGATGCAAGATCCGAGGATGCGGTAGGAAGCACCATTCAATGCTTCATTCCAGCAACGTACATCAGAATTCTGATGAGCCAGAAAAAGTAGATTCTTCAAAACCAGCGGAACTGGTAGCTGCCAACGAAAAAAGTGAATCGGAGCCGAAGGCCACAACGTTGTGTGGTAGTATAATCGGCAGAAAACGACAAGTACTCTTATCCACCGCCGAGCTGTTCCTGGTGGGACGAGATGGAATGACAGTAAAATCACGTGCATTATTAGATTCGGGATCTGATAGCAATATAATAACGGAAAAATTAGCAACCAAGCTAAAGTTGCAATTGCAAAACGTCGATCTACCCATCAGCGGTCTGAATGATATGCAGACACGAGTTAAGTATATCGTCAGTACGAACATAGTCTCGCGCGTTAATCAATTTTCCTCGTCCATTTTAGACTTCCTGGTCGTACCGAAGGTGACATCGAACCTTCCAGTCACAGAAGTGGACTACCGATCATGGTCCCTTCCTTCTGAACTCCTGCTTGTCGATCCATCATTCAACGTACCGGGTGAAATTGACGTAATAATAGGAAACGAAATCTTTTTCGATCTCATAAAGCATGGCCGCCTGAAATTAGGCAACGATGCAACACTGACAGAAACGGAATTAGGTTGGGTCGTTGGAGGATCGGTACAGACCAGGAAGTCTAAGACGATCGCGCGTATGTGCCAACTGAGCCACCAAGAAGACATGTTAAACAAAACATTAATACGATTCTGGGAAATTGAAACTGTTGGCATGGAGTCGAACGTTAGTATGGCTGAAGCATTCGTTGAGGAACATTTCGCTCGTACGCATACTAGAGAAAGTGATGGAAGATACACCGTTCGATTACCTTTTCATGAATCTAAACCTAAGCTGGGTGATTCGTACGAAACAGCAAGCAAGCGCCTAGATCGACTACTAATTGCATtggctaagaatccttccaaacGCGAACAGTACTTTCAGTTCATGTCTGAATATATATCGTTGGGTCACATGGAGGAAGTCAACGACGGTAGCAAAAACGGATATTTCATTCCCCATCACGCAGTATACAAAGCAACAAGTTCCACTACGAAAACTCGCGTGGTGTTTGATGCCTCGGCAAGCTCAAGCACAGGAGTGTCATTAAACGATATCGTAATGGTTGGACCGACAGTCCAGAGCGATTTGCAGTCTATCATTTTACGTTTCTGTTCCCACCCTATTGTCCTAACGGCAGATATATCAAAAATGTTCCGCCAGATTTGGATTCATAAGGATGATCGCAAGTTCCAGAAAATATTGTGGGTGGATGGTAATGGAGACCGCAAGGTGTATCAGTTAAAGACGGTTACCTACGGAGTAGCCAGCTCTCCTCATCATGCAACTAGAACATTGGTACAGTTGGCGACAGACGAGGGCAAGGATTATCCGCTAGCCGAACAAGTGATTAGAAACGATAGCTATATCGATGACTTTTTAACAGGAGGAAAAAATGCTGATGTTGTGGTAAACATCTACAATGAGTTGTCAGCGCTACTGAAACGTGGTGGTTTCAGTGCTCATAAGTTTTGCTCTAATGACCAGACTGTATTAAGTAGAATTCCAACGGAGTTGCAAGAGACGTTCGTAAGTTTTGAACACACAGGAATAAATAACACTATACGAACACTTGGCTTGATTTGGAATCCCCGTGATGATttcttcacgttttttgttcaaCCAGTTAACGAAGAAATTTCAACTACTAAACGCAAGGTACTATCTGACATCGGTCGTCTATTCGATCCTCTTGGTTTTCTTGGACCGATTATCACAGCAGCCAAGTTAATTATGCAGGATATCTGGCGTCTTAGTTTGGATTGGGACGATGAGCTACCGGAAGAAGTTTTGCAGGAGTGGACTAGATTCCGTTGTCAGCTGCCGATCGTCAACGAAATACGTAAACCAAGATGCGTGGTCCTGAGTGAAACAAAACGGATTGAATTGCATGGCTTTTCAGACGCTTCTAAGCGGGCCTATGGTGCGGTAGTGTACATCAGGTGTATCGCAATTGACGGATCGATTAGTATAAACTTACTCGCAAGTAAATCTCGCGTCGCTCCCATAAAACCGATTACAATTCCTCGACTTGAATTATGTGGTGTCAAACTCCTAGCAGAACTTGTGACAAAAACTATTTCAACGTTGAATATCAAATTTGATGATGTGAAATTATGGTGTGACAGTTCCATCGTTTTGTGTTGGTTGAAAAAACCACCTTCGACGCTGAATCAGTTTGTTTCAAATCGAGTAGCAgcagttgttgaaatgactaatgcGTTTCAATGGCAGTACGTCCAATCGGCTTTCAATCCTGCTGACGTGATTTCAAGAGGTGCTTTCCCTGAGGATTTATTCAACAACGAGCTGTGGTGGAATGGTTCACCGAAGTTACAACAACCGATACCAAGAGCAGATGAATCTGAAATTATAAGAGATTTACCAGAAATGAAACCAGTCAAAACGCTAACAGTCATAAAGGTCAGTTCGATAATCTTAAACCGATTAAGCCATTACCGTAAATTGCAGAGAGCTTGGGTATACGTACTAAGGTTCATTGACCTTGTCATTCGTAAAAAGCGTAACATTAGTGTTATTAATGCTTTAGAGATGACTAACGCTGAAAGGGCAATATTCGTGATAGTTCAAGGAGAAGTGTTCAACGATTTGTTAAGGGAACTACGAGCAAGTTCAACAAGGCGCCATTGTCTATTGAATCTGGCACCGTTTATTGGAGAAGATGGACTAATACGCGTAGGTGGACGATTGAAGTATTCAGCGATTCCATATGATGGAAGGCATCAAATACTACTTCCGGAGCGACACCATGTCACGGAGACATTGATTCGACGACTTCATGAAGAGCACTACCACGTTGGTCAAGGAGGCTTGTTAGCGATCGTACGCGAACGTTACTGGCCACTGCGAGCTAAATCAGCTATCAGGAGAATTATTTCCAGATGTCTAAAGTGTGCCAAGCACCAACCCATTATCGGCACCCAGTTTATGGGTAACCTTCCGGCGTCTCGTGTGAATCCTTCAGCGGTGTTTTCTAAGGTTGGGATCGATTATGCTGGGCCGTTTCTGTTGAAACCTGGAATGCGAAGTACGAAATCATTTAAAGCTTACGTAGTCGTCTTTGTCTGCATGGCGGTAAAGGCTATTCATTTTGAATTAGTTTCAAACCTGACATCCGATAATTTCATCGCTGCACTTCAACGTTTCGCAAGCCGACGTGGTATTCCTTCTGATGTATATTCCGACAATGCAACGTGTTTTATTGGAGCAAATCACCAGCTTGCTGCGTTGAACAAATTGTTTAAGGACCAGCACCATATAGAGAGGATGGATGAATTTTGTGCTGTGAAGGGAATCACTTGGCATTTCATTCCACCCAGAAGCCCTCACTTTGGTGGGATCTGGGAGGCAGGTGTAAAATCGCTGAAGTATCACATGAAACGGATTGTTGGAGAAACACGAATGACTACAGAAGAAATGAATACTTTCCTTACTCAAACTGAAGCGGTTTTGAACTCACGTCCCCTTTGCGCGATGTCGGAGGATCCGAATGATTTCGGTATTCTCACACCATCACATTTTTTGATTGGGAGATCAGCGGTTGCTATACCAGAACCTTCCTATACGTCCGAGAAGATCAATCGATTAAGACGATGGGAGCATATCCAACGAATGCAGCAGCATTTCTGGACTAGGTGGTCAAGGGAGTATTTACATCAATTGCAGACTCGACAGAAATGGCACGGTACAGTAAAGGAGTTCAAGGTTGGAGCACTAGTGCTGCTGGTCGACGAAAACTTACCCCCGCAGAAGTGGCGGCTAGGAAGAATTGTGAAATTACATCCTGGAGAGGATACGGCCGTTCGAGTGATTACTGTTCGGACCACTGCTGGTGAATTCAAACGAGCCGTAACTAAAATTGCATTGTTACCATCTGTTGAGCTACAAGTCTCAACGGGGGGTGAATGA
- the LOC131429283 gene encoding nuclear receptor-binding factor 2, with protein sequence MENSYLNVAHVYGRKAEHYAKHRRYDEAIENHRRAVSNLDEALKISPLSAFVLESLQLQRKYHLKQAEFLRHKKQQHERYMKAVEYQRRRNPEYLVQQIEKLEKVNELQVAIYRNMDDTDSLLEALTKSRSSGSDVGSNDTKTTVVDELVSLNHSLHVLIHRMVQNLDDLSTENESLKEKISLQEKDKENKPSMGTGKRVSERCQDPSCETGRDALEAMGYHSEELPALAPLELPTFDLSGFEDH encoded by the exons ATGGAAAACTCGTATCTAAATGTG GCTCACGTATATGGCCGTAAGGCAGAACATTATGCCAAACATCGTCGCTACGATGAAGCTATCGAAAATCATCGTCGGGCCGTATCAAATTTGGACGAAGCATTGAAAATTTCTCCTCTGTCAGCGTTTGTTCTGGAATCACTTCAGCTGCAGCGCAAATATCATTTAAAACAGGCAGAGTTTCTGCGGCATAAAAAACAGCAGCATGAACGTTATATGAAGGCCGTAGAATACCAGCGTCGAAGGAATCCAGAATACCTGGTTCAGCAGatagaaaaattggaaaaagtcAACGAACTTCAGGTTGCCATCTATCGTAATATGGATGATACTGATTCGTTGCTTGAGGCGTTGACTAAATCTCGCAGCAGTGGATCGGATGTTGGTAGTAACGACACGAAAACAACCGTGGTGGATGAGCTTGTTTCACTGAATCACTCACTGCATGTGTTAATTCATCGAATGGTTCAAAATCTGGACGATCTCAGTACGGAAAATGAATCCTTGAAGGAAAAAATAAGTCTCCAAGAAAAGGATAAAGAAAATAAGCCTTCAATGGGTACTGGAAAGCGTGTCTCCGAAAGATGCCAAGATCCCTCATGTGAAACCGGACGCGATGCTCTAGAAGCGATGGGCTATCATTCGGAGGAACTGCCGGCGTTGGCTCCACTTGAGTTACCTACGTTCGATCTGTCAGGCTTCGAAGATCATTAA